Genomic window (Helianthus annuus cultivar XRQ/B chromosome 3, HanXRQr2.0-SUNRISE, whole genome shotgun sequence):
GGTTTAGATTTTGTAATCGAGTCTAATGTAATTTGGGCTGGAGCGATATGTGGGATTCTGATCAAATAAGCTCCTTGCTTATTGTTGTGTACTGTATGTATATTGGTTACGAAATGAAGTGTTgtttgcctttcaaaaaaaaaaaccttctttTCAAGCCGAGCCGAGCGCGTACCCAATATTATATCACCTAATCACCTACTTCTCAAGCCGAGCTGAGCTGAAACTTTAAACCACTCGTCATCGGCTCAGCGTGCTCACCACACGCATCTCTCTGTATCTATATATCACATATCGCCCACAGATCTTAACCATCAACATTCTCTCTCTCTAAGAAAACCTAATCATATCCTCTCTCATCCTTTCATCCTGTTACTGATTCAATCGATATTCAATCTCTGATTCTTTGTTAATAATGGCGGATCGATCGGCGAAATCGAGAACTCAACCGAGTCGTTTACAGCGGCGAGCTCCGGCGTCGATTCAGGTAACTCCGGTGAGTAACTGGAACGTTGCGATTCCGTTATTATCTCCGTTAGCTACGTCACCTGACGTGAAGAGAAATTGTGTTGATATTAGTGACGATAAAACCGTGGCGGAGCCGGAGAAGGCTCCGGTTGTGTGTAAACAGTGGCAACATCCGGCTGCTCCGTTTTATTATGAGCCGGCGCCGACGTTGTTGCAATCGATCTGTAGTGGTGGTGTTGATAGaagttgattgttgattgatagATTTAGTAGGTTTAGGTTTTGTGATTGCAACGTGTATTTTGATCTAGAAGTTAGATCTAACGGTGAATGATTATCAGTTTTCTCCTGTTTTTGATTGATTTGTTTTTAATAAGTTATGATGTGGAGGATATTGATGTCTGCACTGATGAACACTGGTTTGATTGTTTATTATGTGATTAGTATTACTAGTTAGCTTAATCTAGCAGTTGAACTTTTTGAATTGTTAAGTTAATTAGCAGTTGGAATTATTGAATTGTTAAGTGAATCTAGTAGTGGAAATTTTGTATGTGAGATGTTTTTGGCATGTGATTGCTGGTAGGGGTGAAAACGAGCTGAGTCGAGTCCGAGTTTGACCAAAGTCGAGCTTGAGTTCGTTTAACTTATGAAAGCTTGAACTCGGCttgaaggtaatttttcaagctcgagatCGGGCTTGACTCGTTTAGTATTCGTTAATTAATTTacattaattataattattattatacatataatttagttttttttatatttatataaacggtaattattaattattaatatataaatatatgtttaatatattaataaaaaatatataaacaaaaagctcgtttaggctcgcgagccggctagAGCTCGAGAAGCtcaggctcgggctcgtttactaaatgagCTTATTtctaggctcgagctcgagctcatttaagctcggctcgttcgagctttttttcgagccgagctcgagtagctcgcgagtggctcggctcgtttgcacccctaaaaTTTGCTAGTTAACTCACTCCAGCAGATGTCCTAAGTGGGATGAATCGGGGCTTTAATCCCGAGCTCGAACTAGACAGGGGGGCGAAAGTTAACAGATTCCATCCGGTTTCCGCGCATCGTGGGCACGGTCTCATGAGGGTCCATGAGTCGACTTTTGACATAGCCCCAAGCAGGGTGGGGGTTTACACGTTAGATtctttacttttcaaaaaaaatgtttttggcACTTAATTACATGATAAATGGAATCAACAATCAGACAAGCTGAAGTCAAGAATCCAAATAAAGGATGCATAGTAATCCTAAAGATTCCTTTTGGGGGCTGCACAAGAGGCATACTGTGTAATATAAGAATTAAGAACACTCATTTTCGCGTGCCGAGCCATGGCATTTATCAACTGAAGCTTGACTTGAATTTGTTACGAGCCAGCTCGGACCGGCTCGAAATATTTGAACGAGGTAAGAATTGAGCTTGAACTTGACTCGTCAACAAACCGAGTCATCTTGTGGCTCTATgagcagtggcggatcttgcccgttgaacatgccagggccgaaagacacgggcactaaaaaaagcccgatagtatatataaaaaatttcgatcgaaatgcgaaaaattagcactacggccgaaaaacttgcccgggTCGTGGCCCTCCCACAACCCTATAAAGAACCGCCCCTGTCTATGAGGCGATTTGAAATGATCAAGCAGTGGTGAACGAAGGTGTTTTAGATCAGATCAAAGTTAGCACTGCCATTGGCGAAGCATAGTGGGGGCGGGAgcgggcggccgaccccccgaacttttcgctcagtagtgcagagtatgtagttttcgtatagaaagttttgggtatatacgttttcgaccccccattttatagaaatttttgggtatatacgttttcgaccccccggttggaaatctcaagcttcgccactgagcAGTGCTATGATTGAAAACAAGTCGATGTTTCAGAGCGGATCGAAGAGGAGCGAGTTTGGGCTATTGTAGATCTGATTGAGCAGTGGTGGAGGATAAGGAAAGTTTTTTGGCTAAAACAAAAACATTTactcaaataaaaatataaatataaatccAATTGAAAATTAGATAAACTCGGCTTGAGTTCGAATTCATCTTTTTTCCCATGGAGATATTTGATCATACTCACCTATAAACTTGAATACTCTAATTTATTGTTAAAGAGAGGCCTTGTGAGACTTGGGTTTGAGAGAACGTTTGTCTGAAATCATGAAATTTACATATAAGCTTGATGGTTTACAATCCTATTGTTGCTATTTGGTTCTAAGATAAAAACCTATATGAGTTTGTATGTTGGGTTTGGGCGGTTTGTCAAGATTTGGGCTAGTCATGAATCTCATGATTGTTACACATGGGAAGCTAAAGAGGGTTCTGTGTGTTTTAAATGGCTTACATGGGATGTATAATGTATTGGTGTCATGTGGGCTCTTGACTACCCGTTGGTATGGATAGGGTATACATTTTGAGTTTAATATTTGTACCTAATTTATACCCGAAAATATCTAGAACTGGTATACCTGAACCCAATTATATTCTATATCCGTTAAATTTTTTTATAATACCCGGATTTTTAAAGtatatgtttatgtttgttttacAACTTTATATTTAAGTTTTTTAAAAATGCATATTATAAAGCAAATAAGTTGTAGTTAAGTGAATTTATGTTATTGTAatttattataaatatatttcaaattacaaaccaaattttatttttaaaagaatttatatttgtgtaaaataattaaaaaaacttaTGTTTTATAACTAGGTATTAATGCCCGGACCCATACCCGGTTATACCCGAACCCGATCATACCCGGATACATTGGGTATGGTTTTTCTCCACAATACACGTACCCAGACCCTACCTCATTATCCAATACCAGATCATACCTAGAACTTGTTCCATACCCGGAACTGGGTATTAAAGAAAACCTGAATTGTGCACCTCTACTCCTTTTGAGTCTTTGGCTTGGCGATGGGTTGGTGTCATGCTCTATTGTGGAGTCGCAAATGCTATCAGCTCATCAAATAATGAGATGGGCAATCGAATGAAGATtcagatgattttttttttcgattttgttaCTTTTGTATGCACTCCTTGATGCCACAAGCATTATGCTTGGACTGAGCTGGGACTCGAGCAACAATGCAAGAAGAAGGCATGTTTGGTTTATGTATATCTCAAAGATGGTTTGGTGTTCTTTATCTTCCGACGTCGGAGTTGACTTACAAATACAAGCAACTCGTTCGATAGTCCAAGGGGATGAAACCCCATGGATGCTTTGACGTTCAAGTCAATCAATTGTTTCACATGTATGGACTTTTATGTGCATGTGTATGACAAGTATTTTATAACccaggatatatatatatatatatatatatatatatatatatatatatatatatatatatatatatatatatatatatatatatatatagagagagagagagagagagagagagagactggaGAAATCTCATAAATGGAAGTCCCTTCATAAAATGTTGGGCGTAACCCTAATAGGCCGATTCGAGACAGGTCTAGACTTACTGGGTGAGGCCTAAGTTGAGATAGTAGTTCCACTTTATAGGTTAGATCTTAGTCCAGACTTCGCTCGACTTTGTGGCCCGGACCTAAGTCCTCCTTCCCTGCgtttaataattttatttttaaacgctttgcctttgccaatggaccaccaccccattaatttattattattatcctCTTGACAATACTTTAAATGACTGTAACTAAAACTAAAATATATAATGCGTCTGAAagttgataaatatatatatatatatatatatatatatatatatatatatatatatatatagagagagaggaaggttaacgtacattacggcttaacgtacatcacgtacgacaggtaattacgcacgttcattttaaaatcacgcacgttataacttaaaaatccaaaatcacgcatgttgaaacacaataatcacgcatattgaaaacattaatcacgcatgttatataacaaatcacgcacgttgttgtacgtgaagtacgttaagccgtaatgtacgatatactttttctatatatatatatatatatatatatatatatatatatatataggggagggttatcttgagaacgctaaatattgcgagaaccgtgagaacgaatgaaaaaaccaattaaaaccaatttttttaatacaaaactcattgtaattaagatacaacaccaaaaaaagaatttacaacatcaaataattcatttctcctttcaaaatcactctttttagattttttacacatgtgtaaatataacagatttacacatgtgtaaatggcaaacttacacatgtgtaaatttttattatttatgaattcacgtaaatttaaacgtgtaaattaaatttctaacattgtattcgaataataatgataagtgcagaaattttttttgaatttgaattgttttttaccaagttctcgcggttttttcatttgttctcatggttctcacaatatttagcgttctcatttaaaccctcccctatatatatatatatatatatatatatatcaaataaatcAATCGAATAACAAGAGGCTCAAATTATTAGTCGGGTTATGATGCATGATCTGCTACGGCTGCATTCACAGTTGCAAACGATAGTTGCCATATGGATTTCCCCGCCAAGATACAAATTGTGTCTACACAATCCgatcttttcaaaatcatcacacAGATCTACAGGCCTGGTCTGATTTATTCAAAATTATCATCATCTTGACAATAAAACATCAATAGTTCGTCCCAAATCTCACCCAGACTCGAAGATCAAACAACCACATATCCTAAAATCATAGTGCATCCAAAATGTGGTGCTCAAACAACCAAAAATCCAAAACCAATTCAAACAACATTTACAGCTTCGAAGATCAAACATTATTTACAACTCTAAAGATCAAACAACATTTACAGGTCTGAAGATCAAACAACGGATCACAAATCCATACGTGGCGTCCGAGGATGAGCTCACATGCAATGATAAATCTCACGAAGATTCAAAGACCGTTAAGATCCAAAGATCGGAATTCCGGACTAATTCTTTGGACTCTACCATTGGATGCCACCCACATCGTTACGGATGCACCCACAAGGCATACATTGTGGGTTCTATAACCCCACATTTATATATTTTTCAATCATTAGTACCTAGTAACTCTTAGGGTGGTGGAAGTGGTTAGACATTTGAAagtggtaaacttcaaaatcaaccaatgagagtgtgccgtgtcaaagtggtaaactatactcaaaagtgttggcaataGTTAGACATTTGATGaattggtaaactatttaaaaaaaggaaaatatgtgattggttgagatggcatggaccccaccccacacacccttctctctctcctcccctccCTCTCCCCGCATCGGCAACCCCTCACCGATTTCTTCCCCAAAATCGGTAACACTTGTGCAGCAAAGGGGTTGGCATTGGTTGTCGCTCGGTGCCAAACCATTTTGCCGACTCCACTCCGGATCCCCTTAGATTATGTTATAgattaggccatgtgtagtcataaaacCCATTTGGGGGCGTTGTGCGACAAATGGCGCATCACGTCATACAGAGGCTTTATGGgacgttatatcactagagcgcGATAAAGCCCttacccatcattacctaattattaattttcatttttattaattaattaaaaaaacacttaACTATTTTTTATTGGTCAAAATTTTGAAACTCTCCTTCACGCCGCTATCAACATACCGCCCCAACATTTTGAGTCCCCATAGCGCCGCCTGTTTTTGTGTGCCCATGCGCTATGGGGCGCTATGGGTGAGATTGGGGGTGATATACCGCCTCATTACACATGATCTTAGTAACGTAGATGATGCCAACCATTTAGATAATTCATTAGATCATAAAAAAATTAAGTTTTTTAACGATTTGTAAAAGTTATAGTACTCGCATCAAAATCACGAATTAAGTAAACTCAATTCTACCTAAGTACCTAACCATAAAATACAAAACTTAAATGACTCAATTTTGAACTTTCGACATGCTTGATACTAATTCTAACTTTTCTTTCAAATTTGATTTCATAAAAAGAGTATATTGCCAAAATAGTAAGCTAGTGAAAATGTACCATTTACAGTGTAAATATAGATAAGAAAACATCCACCGAATACATTTAAACAACattaccaacatttttttttCTGAAACTGGATAAGAACATTCAGATCCTTTCTATTATTTTCTACCctataatttaactaaaaattatatttttcaaaatttatcatCATTTTAGAAAACCTCCTACACCCATCCACAATTTGTATCTTTATCTTACTTACCGACGTATTagatttctcatttttataaacTCGCAATAATTTGATGGCGGATAAATAGTTGCTTTTCATAGTGTAACAATTTTCAAAATATAGAGGTAGGGTAGAAGAATGGTGGATGAGACGTAGTGAGTTTCTAGTAGATTTTGTTAAGTTTTAAAGATTGGGAGGGGTTGATGGATgaaatgtgaatgctctaagacaCGATTATGTGAAACTAAATACGTTTTCATGTGATTCATTGTTGAAAATGGGTATGAAATTGGAAAACCATGTGAATTTTCTATACATGGTTGTAAAAAAATGAAACGAAGACGCATGATCCCAACTTCCCAAATCCCAAGTACGCAAACTgtaattttgaaataaagaaaatgaCTATATGAATGGTTAAAAAAATTCAACTTTTACATAAAGTGTATGGCACAATCATGTAAAAACCCACACATATGTCAAGGGCTAGCTAAAAGATGAAATTTTTGCTTACCAAATGTATTGTTTAATCTCAATAAACTCCTACAACATGTTAGAAACATGCTAATATTCATCTTTCTATCTTAAAAATTGGCATTCAACTTTGATATAGAACTATCAACATAATCAATATCAGTATTTTCAACATAGAGCGAATGCCTCGTACAAGCAGATGGGTTGGTAAAAAGAATGATTTGTTTGCGTAGCAACTTAAGAATAAACCTTGGGGCTAAGAGAGTTTTTACTAACAAAAGTGTTAGATTGGACTTGTGAATTGAAAAAAAGATCCCTTGATTTACTTAATCTATGACTTTGATAGACTCTTGCTATTATTATTTAattgggtaaattactttttgagtcgttgtgttttattggttttaactagttgagtccaaatgcaaaaagtttaacgaccgagtccctataagcattttccttaaccatttgagtccaaatttctaacactgttagaTTTTTTGATTAActattgttaaatgaccaaaatacccttataattaaaaaatcaagaaaatatTTCTCTGTATCTCTTATATCCTgttatctctttctctctctaaattctCATCCTCATCTCTCCCTCtcatctttctttctctctctagaccaccatcaacaccaccaccgtcaccaccacaaccacaaccacctcCGTCTCCAACCACCACCTCAACCATAAACCTCCAGACCaccatctctttctctctctaaacattctcatctctctctcatctttctttctctctctctctctctctacacccCCTACATccccaccaccgtcaccaccacaacTACAAAATTCAAACAAAAAACATCCAGAAAGAAACACATATTTAAGTTTTGACACACCAAACACTCAGATAAAACATTAAACACTAAAAAGTAAAAACCCTAATCTTCTTTATTACCACAAACTGCAACCTTCAATCAGTAACGATTCACAGAAATCAAAACCCTCCCAATCTCAAAACTTACAAACGCATCAATAGCCGCTGCTACTGTTGCCATAAAATTGCTTGGCCCTTCTCCTTCCTCATCcgatctttctctctctaaccctCTCTCTCTCATGCGCTTAACTGCCGCCGCACGCCACCAGCGGTTGGTGGTGGTTGGCCGTCTAACCGAGGGTAACAGGGAGGTGTTGGGGGTTTACAGAGGTGCGTGTGGAGTGTGGCTCACCGGAGAAGAAGAAGACGTCGGAGATCGCCATAGGTGCGACTCCGTTCGCCTGAGT
Coding sequences:
- the LOC110930954 gene encoding uncharacterized protein At4g14450, chloroplastic, which codes for MADRSAKSRTQPSRLQRRAPASIQVTPVSNWNVAIPLLSPLATSPDVKRNCVDISDDKTVAEPEKAPVVCKQWQHPAAPFYYEPAPTLLQSICSGGVDRS